A window of Primulina huaijiensis isolate GDHJ02 chromosome 9, ASM1229523v2, whole genome shotgun sequence contains these coding sequences:
- the LOC140985195 gene encoding ABC transporter E family member 2-like, protein MIFCIIAGKLCIEVTPASKIAFISEELCIGCGICVKKCPFEAIQIINLPKDLDKDTTHRYGPNTFKLHRLPVPRPGQVLGLVGTNGIGKSTALKVLAGKLKPNLGRFNNPPDWQEILTYFRGSELQNYFTRILEDNLKAIIKPQYVDHIPKAVQGNVGQVLTQKDERDVKEELCVDLELTQVMDRNVGDLSGGELQRFAIAVVAIQNAEIYMFDEPSSYLDVKQRLKAAQVVRSLLRPNSYVIVVEHDLSVLDYLSDFICCLYGRPGVYGVVTLPFSVREGINIFLAGFVPTENLRFRDESLTFRVAEAPQESAEEIETYARYKYPTMTKTQGNFQLKVVEGEFTDSQIIVMLGENGTGKTTFIRMLAGLLKPDSVEGSDVEIPEFNVSYKPQKISPKFQSTVRMLLHQKIRDSYMHPQFVSDVMKPLLIEQLMDQEVVNLSGGELQRVALTLCLGKPADIYLIDEPSAYLDSEQRIVASKVIKRFILHAKKTAFVVEHDFIMATYLADRVIVYEGKPSIDCIANSPQSLLTGMNLFLSHLDITFRRDPTNYRPRINKLDSTKDREQKSAGSYYYLDD, encoded by the exons ATGATATTCTGTATAATTGCAGGCAAACTTTGCATTGAGGTGACTCCTGCATCGAAGATCGCTTTCATCTCTGAGGAGTTGTGTATTGGGTGTGGTATATGTGTGAAG AAATGTCCATTCGAAGCCATCCAGATTATCAATCTGCCTAAAGACCTCGATAAGGATACCACACATCGTTATGGTCCCAACACCTTTAAATTGCATAG ATTACCTGTTCCAAGACCTGGTCAAGTTCTTGGCTTGGTTGGAACTAATGGCATTGGAAAATCAACAGCTCTGAAAGTTTTGGCTGGCAAATTGAAGCCTAACTTGGGACGCTTTAAT AACCCTCCTGATTGGCAGGAAATTTTGACATACTTTCGAGGATCTGAGCTGCAAAACTATTTTACGCGTATCCTTGAAGATAATTTGAAG GCAATCATCAAGCCACAGTATGTGGACCACATACCGAAAGCTGTTCAAGGGAATGTTGGGCAAGTTCTTACTCAGAAAGACGAGAGAGATGTAAAAGAAGAACTTTGTGTTGATCTTGAGCTGACTCAGGTCATGGACCGCAATGTGGGAGATTTATCTGGTGGAGAGCTTCAGAGATTTGCTATAGCTGTTGTTGCTATACAGAATGCTGAGATTTATATGTTTGATGAGCCCTCGAGTTATCTTGATGTGAAGCAGAGGCTCAAAGCTGCTCAAGTTGTCAGATCTTTGCTCCGACCCAACAG CTATGTCATTGTTGTGGAGCATGATCTTAGTGTACTTGATTATTTATCGGACTTCATCTGCTGCCTTTATGGGAGGCCTGGTGTATATGGGGTGGTAACACTCCCGTTCTCCGTCAGAGAGGGAATCAATATATTTCTGGCTGGATTTGTCCCAACAGAGAATCTAAGATTTCGGGATGAATCTCTTACTTTTAGG GTTGCAGAAGCTCCCCAGGAAAGTGCCGAGGAAATCGAGACATATGCGAGGTATAAGTATCCAACCATGACTAAAACTCAGGGTAATTTTCAACTTAAGGTCGTGGAAGGGGAGTTCACCGATTCTCAAATCATTGTCATGCTTGGCGAAAATGGGACAGGGAAGACAACGTTCATTAGGATGCTG GCAGGTCTTTTGAAACCTGACTCAGTAGAAGGCTCAGATGTAGAGATTCCAGAATTCAATGTTTCTTACAAGCCACAGAAGATCAGTCCGAAATTCCAATCTACTGTTAGAATGCTGTTACATCAAAAAATACGTGATTCTTATATGCATCCGCAGTTCGTATCAGATGTGATGAAGCCTCTCCTAATCGAGCAACTAATGGATCAAGAAGTCGTGAATCTTTCTGGTGGAGAATTGCAAAGAGTTGCTTTGACCCTCTGCCTTGGAAAG CCTGCCGACATATATTTAATAGATGAACCGAGTGCATATCTAGACTCTGAGCAGCGTATTGTTGCTTCAAAAGTAATTAAGAGATTTATACTCCATGCAAAGAAGACTGCATTTGTTGTCGAGCACGACTTCATAATGGCAACATACCTTGCAGACAGGGTTATTGTGTACGAGGGTAAGCCATCCATAGATTGTATTGCCAATTCGCCTCAATCTTTGCTGACAGGAATGAACCTATTCTTATCC CATCTGGACATTACTTTTAGACGAGATCCGACAAATTATCGTCCAAGAATCAACAAACTGGACTCAACCAAGGACCGGGAGCAGAAGTCTGCAGGatcatattattatttggaCGACTAA